Proteins from a genomic interval of Oncorhynchus clarkii lewisi isolate Uvic-CL-2024 chromosome 15, UVic_Ocla_1.0, whole genome shotgun sequence:
- the LOC139367207 gene encoding OTU domain-containing protein 1-like, whose protein sequence is MQLYSSALTHYPGSSRKASITIASGTTTDHLSRTTTSSSVNNKPSGPTPADTNGNTLGETQSTANMPAACFSCYEAASMKPVYYTSTAEIIIRRPDGAERSVPVHILKETQTKRSPSDSYSQDILIQPRDREDHLDRDLIVDFIDHLRGRGDFFSDSQKVERENNLINFDKKDGPSYRKCEERMNMANGEGKTVTSDIVSQKPHQNMEALATHLGRGILDSCENRNDSECADLDFPSGEAQLFELNVLQEPSPSPRREAEKCEEDKVTRYIAEVEKQNKYLQEKVHKYRFHIIPDGNCLYRAVCKAAYGEQSMHKELRDQTMHHIADHLDEFNPIIEGDVGEFLINAAQDSAWAGYPELLAMSQMLNVNIYLTTGGSLESPTISTMVHYLGEEDSSKPTVWLSWLSNGHYDVLLDRCVDNPEYDDWFRHSQMQRKRDEELAKSMAASLSKMYIEQNGHI, encoded by the coding sequence ATGCAGCTGTACAGCAGTGCCTTGACACACTATCCCGGATCCTCTCGCAAAGCTTCGATAACTATCGCAAGTGGTACCACTACCGACCATTTGTCCAGAACAACAACGAGCTCCTCTGTGAATAATAAACCGAGTGGGCCTACTCCAGCAGACACTAACGGGAATACCTTAGGAGAGACTCAATCTACTGCAAACATGCCTGCTGCTTGTTTTTCATGTTACGAGGCTGCTTCCATGAAGCCAGTCTACTACACTTCAACCGCAGAGATAATTATTCGTCGGCCTGACGGAGCTGAGAGATCCGTACCAGTGCACATCCTAAAGGAAACCCAAACCAAACGGTCTCCATCAGACTCATATTCACAAGATATCCTGATTCAGCCACGTGACCGAGAGGATCATTTGGATAGAGACTTGATTGTGGACTTCATTGATCACCTCAGAGGTAGAGGGGATTTTTTCAGTGATAGTCAAAAGGTCGAACGTGAAAATAACCTGATCAATTTTGACAAGAAAGATGGACCAAGTTACAGAAAGTGTGAGGAGAGAATGAACATGGCAAATGGGGAAGGAAAAACTGTTACGAGTGACATTGTTAGCCAAAAACCCCATCAGAACATGGAGGCCCTGGCAACCCATTTGGGCCGAGGCATCTTGGATTCCTGTGAGAATAGAAATGATAGTGAATGCGCAGACCTGGACTTTCCATCTGGCGAGGCACAGCTCTTTGAGCTCAATGTCCTACAggagccctctccctctccacggAGAGAAGCAGAGAAATGTGAGGAAGACAAAGTGACGCGTTACATTGCGGAAGTGGAGAAACAGAACAAATACCTTCAGGAGAAGGTACACAAGTACAGATTCCACATCATCCCTGACGGCAATTGTCTGTACAGGGCGGTGTGCAAAGCCGCCTATGGAGAGCAGTCTATGCACAAGGAGCTGAGAGACCAGACAATGCACCACATAGCCGACCACCTGGATGAGTTTAACCCCATCATTGAGGGGGATGTCGGCGAGTTCCTGATCAACGCAGCGCAGGACAGTGCCTGGGCAGGCTATCCGGAGCTTCTGGCGATGAGTCAGATGTTGAATGTGAACATTTACCTGACCACTGGAGGTAGCTTGGAGAGTCCCACAATTTCAACCATGGTGCACTACCTGGGGGAAGAGGACTCGTCCAAACCCACTGTCTGGTTGAGTTGGCTCAGTAACGGACACTATGATGTCCTGCTGGACAGGTGTGTGGACAACCCAGAGTATGACGACTGGTTCCGTCATTCTCAGATGCAAAGGAAACGGGACGAAGAGCTGGCCAAGTCGATGGCAGCGTCACTGTCTAAAATGTACATTGAACAAAATGGTCACATTTGA